The following proteins come from a genomic window of Miscanthus floridulus cultivar M001 chromosome 2, ASM1932011v1, whole genome shotgun sequence:
- the LOC136517304 gene encoding thioredoxin-like protein HCF164, chloroplastic, translating to MHRTISGRRGATLATHIILLQFSTSPPPPGLTLLRAEAKLQNLEREMASMASSRCSGLLSPSLAEVRCCSRPSSSLRLRPRWGLRQPRTLACVAPPDSAEPETDEQAVKAESTEEEARTSTPQDAGLPALPNKDLNRRVALLSTLGAVALFASQRLNLSEASLKDLAANAVPYEEALSNGKPTVVEFYADWCEVCRELAPDIYKVEQQYKDRVNFVLLNVDNTKWEQELDEFGVEGIPHFAFLDKEGNEEGNVVGRLPKQYFLDNVGALASGDPNIPHARVVGQFSSAESRKVHQVPDPRSHG from the exons ATGCATCGCACGATTTCCGGGCGGCGTGGCGCCACACTGGCCACCCACATCATCCTTCTCCAGTTCTCCACTTCTCCTCCGCCTCCGGGTTTGACTCTGCTGCGTGCCGAGGCAAAGCTGCAAAATCTAGAGAGAGAAATGGCGAGCATGGCCTCATCGAGGTGTTCCGGCCTTCTCTCGCCGAGCCTCGCCGAAGTCCGATGCTGCTCCCGTCCGTCCTCTTCGCTCCGCCTGCGGCCGCGGTGGGGCCTGCGCCAGCCAAGGACCCTCGCCTGCGTCGCGCCGCCCGACTCCGCGGAGCCAGAGACG GATGAGCAAGCTGTGAAAGCTGAGTCTACCGAAGAAGAGGCTCGGACTAGTACACCCCAGGATGCTGGGCTTCCAGCTCTCCCAAATAAGGATCTCAACAGAAGGGTAGCACTACTGTCTACTCTTGGGGCGGTGGCTCTCTTTGCATCCCAGAGGCTCAATCTTAGCGAGGCATCTCTTAAAGATCTTGCAGCCAATGCGGTGCCATATGAAGAG GCTCTTTCAAATGGCAAGCCCACTGTTGTTGAGTTTTATGCGGACTGGTGTGAAGTCTGCAGAGAATTAGCTCCAGATATCTACAAAGTTGAACAACAATACAA GGACCGTGTCAATTTTGTACTGCTGAATGTTGACAATACAAAGTGGGAACAAGAGCTTGATGAGTTCGGGGTGGAAGGCATTCCTCACTTTGCGTTTCTGGATAAGGAAGGCAATGAGGAAGGCAATGTTGTTGGGAGACTTCCAAAACAGTATTTTCTTGACAATGTGGGTGCACTTGCTTCTGGTGATCCCAATATACCTCATGCACGAGTGGTCGGTCAGTTCTCGAGTGCTGAATCTAGGAAAGTTCATCAAGTTCCTGATCCCAGAAGTCATGGCTAG